A genomic region of Cannabis sativa cultivar Pink pepper isolate KNU-18-1 chromosome 1, ASM2916894v1, whole genome shotgun sequence contains the following coding sequences:
- the LOC115704891 gene encoding receptor-like protein kinase HSL1, which translates to MNLFKMNKVKSIPLCSIIFLLFLSHGRVLSQSLQKQEQSVLLKLKQQWGDLPYMSQWIPSSTNSSSHCSWPGITCTSDSVTALNLNDANITTPIPSFISDLKNLSVIDLAGNHIPGEFPKALFNCSKLEELDLTDNYFVGTIPGDINRMVQLRNLSIGGNYFSGDIPAVIGQLQELRRLRLEHNQFNGSLPQELGNLSNLEMLWLSDNKNLSPSRLPSSYTQLKKLKFFWITNSNMVGDIPGSIGDMTALESLDLSKNNLSGEIPDGLFKLKNLDTVYLYTNNLSGEIPQVIESFKLSIVDVSENNLTGRIPEDLAKLNQLSDLALFMNQLSGNIPEGLGRLPGMINFELYDNKLSGVLPPDLGKYSKLETLEVCFNRLEGKLPKHLCSHVVAYNNNLSGELPEGLGNCSSLISMTISNNNLSGNVPSGLWTSFNLSHLMLSNNSFTGVLPQKLAWNLSRLEINDNNFSGNIPIGSSSWRKLVVFNASNNHLTGSIPYELTTLSLLTTLSLDHNQLTGDLPSSIQSWKSLNTLNLRQNQLFGRIPTSLSFLPTLTYLDLSQNQLSGQIPLQLGLLKLTHLNLTSNKLTGTIPRAFDNGAYADSFLDNPGLCTTSNNSKLNLCSPQPGKRGKISTTHLILIITLGTTILLLIVSFSYFFILKGYCCKNVLKSNWNLTQFHTIDFTEAKIISGLNGHNLIGAGGFGQVYRIPVNREGDVVAVKRIWNDKNVSHKLEKEFLAEMGILSLIRHSNIVKLMCCISSESSKLLVYEYMENRSLDRWLHGKNNQHIISTSHSAHDDISLDWPKRLQIAVGAAQGLCYMHHDFVPPVIHRDIKSSNILLDSEFNPKIADFGLAKLLVKQGELTTMSNVAGSFGYMAPEYTYTTKINEKIDVYSFGVVLLELVTGREANNGDGNGQSSLSDWAWCHIQEDKPIAEALDPRVKESCNIEEMCGVFMVGIRCTEKQPLSRPSMEEVVQLLLRCSDFGNKFSIIRRNSIPKELEA; encoded by the exons ATGAATCTCTTCAAAATGAATAAAGTGAAGTCAATCCCATTATGCAGCATTATCTTCCTTCTTTTCCTTAGCCATGGCAGAGTACTCTCCCAGTCACTGCAGAAGCAGGAACAATCAGTGCTTCTGAAGCTAAAACAGCAGTGGGGAGACCTTCCTTATATGAGTCAATGGATTCCATCATCAACAAACTCTTCTTCTCACTGCTCTTGGCCTGGTATCACCTGCACCTCTGACTCTGTCACCGCTCTGAATCTTAATGATGCAAACATCACAACTCCAATTCCTTCTTTTATAAGTGATCTCAAAAACCTCAGTGTCATTGATCTTGCGGGCAACCACATTCCTGGGGAGTTTCCAAAAGCTCTGTTCAACTgttcaaagcttgaagaatTGGACCTCACTGACAACTACTTCGTGGGAACCATTCCTGGCGACATAAACAGAATGGTTCAGCTCCGGAATCTTTCTATTGGCGGTAATTACTTCTCCGGCGACATACCAGCAGTCATTGGACAGCTTCAAGAGCTCAGAAGACTCAGACTAGAGCACAACCAATTCAATGGCTCTTTACCACAAGAATTAGGTAACTTGTCTAATCTTGAAATGCTTTGGTTATCCGACAATAAAAATCTTTCGCCATCAAGGCTGCCTTCCAGTTATACTCAattgaaaaaattgaaatttttttggATTACTAACTCAAATATGGTTGGAGACATACCTGGAAGTATTGGAGATATGACAGCATTGGAAAGTTTGGATTTATCGAAAAATAACTTGAGTGGCGAAATACCTGATGGGTTGTTCAAGTTAAAGAACTTAGACACAGTTTATCTTTACACGAACAATCTTTCTGGGGAGATTCCTCAGGTGATTGAATCTTTTAAATTGTCTATAGTTGATGTTTCAGAGAACAACTTAACTGGAAGAATACCAGAAGACTTGGCCAAGCTAAACCAATTGTCGGATTTGGCTTTGTTTATGAATCAATTATCTGGAAATATTCCAGAGGGCCTTGGTAGATTGCCAGGCATGATAAATTTCGAACTTTATGACAACAAATTGTCAGGTGTTTTGCCTCCAGATTTGGGCAAGTATTCGAAACTCGAAACGTTAGAGGTCTGTTTCAATAGGCTTGAAGGCAAACTACCAAAGCATCTTTGCTCCCACGTCGTGGCTTATAACAACAATCTCAGCGGTGAACTGCCAGAAGGACTGGGAAACTGTAGTTCTTTGATATCGATGACAATTTCTAACAACAATCTTTCTGGAAATGTTCCTAGTGGTTTGTGGACATCGTTTAATTTGAGTCACTTGATGCTAAGCAACAACTCATTCACTGGTGTGCTTCCTCAGAAGTTGGCCTGGAATCTTTCTCGGCTCGAAATCAATGACAACAACTTTTCAGGTAACATTCCAATTGGTTCATCTTCCTGGAGAAAACTTGTGGTTTTTAATGCCAGTAATAACCATTTGACAGGATCCATTCCTTATGAATTAACCACTCTTTCACTTTTGACAACTCTTTCCCTTGACCATAACCAACTCACAGGAGATCTTCCATCAAGTATTCAATCATGGAAGTCCCTAAACACTCTTAATCTTCGTCAAAACCAACTTTTTGGACGAATTCCAACCAGCCTTTCTTTCTTGCCTACTCTCACCTATTTGGACCTCTCACAGAATCAACTTTCTGGTCAAATTCCACTTCAACTTGGTCTTTTGAAACTCACTCATCTCAATCTCACTTCCAATAAGCTCACTGGAACTATTCCACGTGCATTCGACAACGGTGCATATGCCGATAGCTTCTTGGACAATCCTGGTCTGTGCACAACTTCCAACAATTCAAAACTCAATCTCTGTAGTCCCCAACCCGGCAAGCGGGGCAAAATTTCAACCACACACCTTATTTTGATCATAACTTTAGGGACAACTATTCTCTTGTTAATTGTGTCCTTCTCATATTTCTTCATACTCAAAGGCTATTGTTGCAAAAATGTACTTAAATCAAATTGGAACCTGACCCAGTTCCACACAATAGATTTCACTGAAGCTAAGATCATTTCTGGATTGAATGGCCATAATCTGATTGGAGCTGGAGGCTTCGGTCAAGTCTACCGTATCCCTGTGAATCGCGAAGGTGATGTTGTTGCCGTAAAAAGAATATGGAATGACAAGAATGTGAGCCACAAGCTCGAGAAGGAATTCCTTGCGGAAATGGGGATACTGAGCTTAATTCGACATTCCAACATAGTGAAACTCATGTGTTGCATCTCAAGTGAGAGTTCAAAACTTTTAGTCTATGAGTACATGGAAAACCGAAGCCTAGACCGATGGCTACATGGCAAAAACAATCAACACATCATCTCAACCTCACATTCTGCCCATGATGATATCTCCCTTGACTGGCCCAAGAGGCTACAAATAGCAGTTGGTGCTGCACAAGGCCTCTGCTATATGCACCATGATTTTGTGCCACCAGTAATTCATAGAGACATCAAATCAAGCAACATCTTGCTAGACTCTGAATTCAACCCGAAAATCGCAGACTTCGGCTTAGCAAAATTGTTGGTCAAGCAAGGAGAGCTTACCACAATGTCTAATGTGGCTGGTTCTTTTGGCTACATGGCTCCAG AGTACACTTATACAACAAAAATCAATGAAAAGATAGATGTTTATAGTTTTGGCGTCGTTCTTTTGGAATTGGTAACCGGTAGAGAAGCAAACAATGGAGATGGCAATGGGCAAAGCTCCCTCTCAGACTGGGCATGGTGTCACATCCAAGAAGACAAGCCGATCGCGGAAGCTTTGGACCCGAGAGTAAAGGAGTCATGTAATATAGAAGAAATGTGTGGGGTGTTCATGGTTGGGATCAGGTGTACGGAGAAACAGCCTCTTAGTAGGCCTTCCATGGAAGAAGTTGTACAGCTATTGCTTCGATGTAGCGATTTTGGGAATAAGTTCTCCATAATACGAAGGAACTCCATTCCTAAAGAACTTGAAGCATGA